A region from the Triticum aestivum cultivar Chinese Spring chromosome 3D, IWGSC CS RefSeq v2.1, whole genome shotgun sequence genome encodes:
- the LOC123074392 gene encoding DNA topoisomerase 6 subunit A3 — MAAAEETAVGTAAEGSDLRSFFSTRGVAADLAALDDQTLKALDEKYIIARDLDAATVLSKIHHLVGHSEASIVPYEGLSYQLPCRDPGQHEYDPTLRQLCLRRGKVETCTVGDPRTSRKAEIITATLSLVKKTVLSGHRSFSDGLRYGDEVFKQDKKTVDDALLDICCLLECPRASLKMLELGPGTVVGPLIFTMEDGAENHCRSFGPSGARVHEGISNITVEQGATVNFILLVQRDDVFWDFARSQLRHELNCVVMTGGDGEPNVMTRAFLRKLKDCLSVPVYALTDSDPEGISIFCTYKFGSAEMPFDNVGLTIPDIKLIAYIGDDALHLSHLQPLAKRDRSILKGLCAQKHVIGDEQLRENIHFMMNRGLKCKIEALYYLQYPPTDYIRKAVGNLEDI; from the coding sequence ATGGCCGCAGCGGAGGAAACGGCCGTGGGAACCGCTGCGGAGGGGAGCGACCTGCGCTCCTTCTTCTCGACGCGCGGCGTCGCCGCCGATCTTGCTGCGTTGGACGACCAGACCCTCAAGGCGCTGGACGAGAAGTACATTATCGCCAGGGACCTCGACGCCGCCACGGTGCTCTCCAAGATCCACCACTTGGTGGGGCACAGCGAAGCCAGCATCGTCCCCTACGAAGGGCTGTCCTACCAGCTTCCGTGCCGTGACCCGGGGCAGCACGAGTACGACCCCACACTCCGGCAGCTTTGCCTGCGCCGCGGCAAGGTCGAAACTTGCACGGTCGGCGACCCCAGGACCTCGCGCAAGGCCGAGATCATCACGGCCACGCTATCCTTGGTCAAGAAGACCGTCCTGAGTGGCCATCGCTCGTTTAGCGACGGTCTGCGCTACGGCGATGAAGTCTTCAAGCAGGACAAGAAGACCGTGGATGATGCCCTGCTGGACATCTGCTGCCTACTCGAGTGCCCAAGGGCATCTCTCAAAATGCTTGAACTTGGTCCGGGCACGGTCGTTGGGCCACTGATATTCACAATGGAAGATGGGGCAGAGAACCATTGCAGGTCATTCGGTCCGAGTGGAGCCCGGGTACATGAGGGGATCTCTAATATTACTGTCGAACAAGGCGCAACGGTCAATTTCATCCTACTAGTCCAGAGGGATGATGTTTTTTGGGATTTTGCTCGGTCGCAACTCCGCCACGAATTGAATTGTGTGGTCATGACAGGCGGCGATGGGGAACCAAATGTCATGACACGGGCTTTCTTGCGCAAACTCAAGGATTGTCTGTCTGTCCCTGTGTATGCTCTCACCGATTCAGATCCAGAGGGAATTTCGATCTTTTGTACCTACAAGTTTGGATCAGCAGAGATGCCATTTGACAATGTGGGTCTTACCATTCCTGATATCAAGTTGATTGCGTATATAGGTGATGATGCCCTTCATTTGAGTCACCTTCAACCGCTGGCCAAGCGCGACAGATCGATTCTTAAGGGATTGTGTGCCCAAAAGCATGTAATAGGTGATGAACAATTGAGGGAGAACATACATTTCATGATGAACAGGGGCTTAAAATGCAAAATCGAAGCTTTATATTATCTTCAGTACCCTCCTACTGACTACATCCGCAAAGCAGTAGGCAATCTGGAGGACATCTAA